One genomic window of Streptomyces sp. WP-1 includes the following:
- a CDS encoding LLM class F420-dependent oxidoreductase: MPEYGYFLASEEHGPAALVEQARMAEQAGFQALWISDHFHPWNDAQGQSPFVWSVIGALSEAVSLPIETAVTCPTVRMHPVVTAHAAATCAVQTQGRFRLGLGSGEALNEHVLGDRWPPAHVRLEMLEEAVQVMRRLFTGEEVDHHGTHYTVENARLYTVPDEPVPIDISGFGPKATALAARVGDGYITMMPEEEMVTSFRKGGGGAKPVSGGTKVCYGTDREECVRTVHRLWYNELLPGEMGQVLPSPRHFEQLHELVTEDMVRENVVCGDDPDEHAAALRAFAGAGFDRVYVNQIGPDQQGFFDFYRTKVLPRLAEG; encoded by the coding sequence ATGCCCGAGTACGGATATTTCCTGGCGAGCGAGGAGCACGGCCCCGCGGCGCTCGTGGAACAGGCCAGGATGGCCGAGCAGGCCGGGTTCCAGGCGCTGTGGATCTCGGACCACTTCCATCCGTGGAACGACGCGCAGGGGCAGAGCCCCTTCGTGTGGTCGGTGATCGGCGCGCTCTCGGAGGCGGTGTCGCTGCCCATCGAGACCGCCGTGACCTGCCCGACCGTGCGGATGCACCCGGTGGTGACGGCGCACGCGGCGGCGACCTGCGCGGTACAGACCCAGGGCCGCTTCCGGCTGGGCCTGGGCAGCGGCGAGGCGCTGAACGAGCATGTGCTCGGCGACCGCTGGCCCCCGGCGCACGTACGTCTGGAGATGCTGGAGGAGGCGGTGCAGGTGATGCGCCGGCTGTTCACCGGCGAGGAGGTCGACCACCACGGCACGCACTACACCGTGGAGAACGCCCGCCTCTACACCGTGCCCGACGAGCCGGTCCCGATCGACATCTCCGGTTTTGGCCCGAAGGCCACCGCCCTCGCCGCCCGGGTGGGCGACGGCTACATCACGATGATGCCCGAGGAGGAGATGGTCACCTCCTTCCGGAAGGGCGGCGGCGGAGCCAAACCGGTCAGCGGCGGCACCAAGGTCTGCTACGGCACCGACCGCGAGGAGTGCGTCCGTACGGTGCACCGGCTCTGGTACAACGAGCTGCTGCCCGGCGAGATGGGTCAAGTCCTGCCCTCCCCCCGGCACTTCGAGCAGCTGCACGAGCTGGTCACCGAGGACATGGTCCGGGAGAACGTGGTGTGCGGGGACGATCCGGACGAACACGCCGCCGCCCTGCGCGCCTTCGCCGGTGCCGGGTTCGACCGCGTGTACGTCAACCAGATCGGCCCCGACCAGCAGGGCTTCTTCGACTTCTACCGGACGAAGGTGTTGCCCCGGCTGGCCGAGGGATGA